The uncultured Cohaesibacter sp. region GGGCTCAGATGTGGTTCGACCAGATGGCCATTCCGGCCGATGCGGCAAATGTGGAAGAAGCCCACACCTTCCTCAACTACATCATGCGCCCGGACGTGATCGCCAAAGCCTCAAACTATGTCTATTACGCCAATGGCAACAAGGCTTCTCAGGAGCTGCTTGAAGAAGATGTCATCGGCGATCCTGCGGTCTATCCCGATGAGGAAACCACAGCAAAGCTGTTTGTACATATGCCTTACCCGCCAAAAATCCAGCGTGTGGTTACCCGCGCATGGACCAAGGTGAAATCAGGACAGTAAGGAAGACGCGCCGGGCCTCTTTGGCCCGGCTTTCCCATCTGAGCCTCCTTTGCGGTGAGGCAAACTGCTTGCCAATCGCAGGGCACGGTCAGACGGTTGGCAAGGCGCGCAGCGTGGTGGCCGCGTGCCAACCGCTGTTTGGGGCCAATGGCGCATGTTGGCATTGTATGTGGTTCGAGGGCATCGCCTAAAGCCTCCCCTTTGAGGTGATCCATCGAGCGTTTGGATAGCGAGAGAGAGAATGAACGGTTCCCCTAATTCCGGATCCGGCTGCAATTTTGCGCCCTGGAGTGATCCGAAAGAAAAACCGCTGATACGGTTTGACGCCGTCACCAAGAAATTCGGCGACTTCGTAGCTATCGACAATTTGAATTTGAAAATTTACGAGCGTGAATTTTTCGCGCTGCTTGGCCCCTCCGGCTGTGGCAAGACGACGCTGATGCGCATGCTTGCCGGTTTTGAACAACCGACCATGGGCTCCATCATGATGCGGCAAGAGCATCTGACAGACATCCCGCCTCATCGGCGCCCCGTCAACATGATGTTCCAGTCCTATGCGCTCTTCCCGCACATGAGTGTAGAGCAGAATATCGCCTTCGGTCTCAAGCAGGAAAAGCGCCCCAAGGCAGAGATTAAAGACCGGGTCGAGGAAATGATCGCGCTGGTGCAGCTGCAGGCTTTTGCCAAGCGCAAGCCGCACCAACTTTCGGGCGGTCAGAGGCAACGCGTGGCGCTGGCCCGTTCTCTCGCCAAGAAACCCAAGCTTCTATTGCTCGATGAACCCTTGGGGGCGCTTGACAGAAAGCTGCGTGAGCAGACCCAGTTCGAGCTGATGACAATTCAGGAGAAGCTCGGTACGACCTTTGTGATCGTCACTCATGATCAGGAAGAGGCAATGACGGTGGCGAGCCGCATTGCGCTGATGGATCAGGGCAAGCTGGTGCAGGTCAGCACGCCACGGGAAATCTATGAAACGCCGAATAGTCGGTATGTGGCTGATTTTCTGGGCGACGTGAATATCATCGGAGGACACATTCTGGGGCCGGACGACAAGGAAGACGACATTGTGCAGCTCGCATGGCATGAAGATTATGCCCCCTTGCGCATTCGCCTGCCGCAGCCGGTCAGTTTCCCCGAGAAGGGAACGGAAATGTGGATGGCCGTGCGCCCTGAAAAAGTGCGCATCACCAAGGACTACCCCACCGACACCCACAATATCCTCAAGGGTAAAGTGCTTGATATCGCCTATACCGGCAACATCTCCACCTATCATGTGGAGACAGAAGACGGCCAGATCATCAAGTCGCAGGAAGCCAATCTGGAGCATCTGCATCGCCGCGCCATCACTTGGGACGATGAGGTCTATGTGCATTGGCGCGCAGGCGGCTGCGTGTTGCTGGAGCGATGAGGCCATGAGCGAATTGAGCAACATCACCGAAGGGGCTGGCCTGATGACCAATGGTCAGCCGGACAGCCCGAAAACACAGCGCCGCATGAGCTTGCCAAAAAACTGGGGCCGTTGCCTGTTGATTCTGGTGCCTTATATCTGGCTGCTGGTTCTGTTTCTTGTGCCATTCATCATCGTCGTCAAGATATCCCTGTCTGACACTGCCATTGCCATGCCACCTTATATGCCGACCTTCACTTGGTCCGAGGGCTGGGCGGGATTCTGGGATATGATATCGGGCTGGGATCTGGAGAATTTCACATGGCTGATGGAGGATGATCTCTATTGGAAGAGTTATCTCTCCAGCCTCGAAATTGCGGTGGTGTCCAGCCTGCTGGCCTTGCTGATCGGCTACCCGATTGCTTATTCCATGGCGCGGGCTCCCAGCGAATGGCGGCCCACGCTGCTGATGCTGATCATCCTGCCCTTCTGGACGAGTTTCCTCATTCGCGTTTATGCCTGGATCGGTATTCTCAAGAAAGAGGGCCTACTCAACATGGCCCTGATGCATCTGGGCATCATCGACGATCCATTGACGATCCTCAACACGGACATCGCGGTCTATATCGGCATTGTCTATTCCTATCTGCCCTTTATGGTGTTGCCGCTCTATTCATCCCTGGAAAAGATGGACGATTCCCTGCTTGAGGCCGCAACCGATCTGGGCTGCTCGCCCTTCAAGGCTTTCTGGCTGATCACTGTGCCGCTCTCCATGCCCGGTATTTTGGCTGGTTGCTTCCTTGTCTTCATTCCGGCGGTGGGAGAGTTCGTCATCCCCGATCTTCTGGGCGGCTCCAACACGTTGATGATCGGCAAGACCCTGTGGGTGGAATTCTTCTCCAACCGCGATTGGCCGGTGGCCTCTGCGGTTGCCGTTATCCTGCTCATCCTGCTGGTGGTGCCCATCGTGCTGTTCCAGCGGCAGCAGGAAAAGCAGCAGGAAAAGGGAGCGTAACTCATGAGACGGTTCAGCTTTTTCAATGCCTCCGCGCTCACTCTGGGCTTTGCCTTCCTTTATCTGCCCATCGTGCTACTGATGATCTTCTCCTTCAATGAAAGCCGGCTGGTGACGGTCTGGGGGGGCTTTTCAACCAAATGGTACAGCGCCGTCTTTGCCAACAAGGGTTTCATGGACGCAGCATGGGTCACGGTTCGTGTTGGGCTGGTTTCGGCAACGCTCGCCACCATCCTTGGCACCATGGCGGCCCTGGTGCTGGTGCGGGCAGGGCGCTTCCCTGGCAAAACGCTTTTTTCAGGCATGGTCTATGCGCCGCTGGTGATGCCTGAAGTGATCACCGGTCTGTCGCTGTTGCTGTTGTTCGTCTCGCTCGATTTCGATCGTGGCTTCTGGACGGTTATACTGGCTCATGTCACCTTCTCCATGTGTTACTCCGCCGTGGTGATATCCTCGCGGCTGGTCACATTCGACATGTCTCTGGAAGAAGCGGCCATGGATTTGGGCGCAAGCCGCATGGCGACTTTCTTCCAGATCACCGTGCCGATCATTCTGCCATCTATCGTGTCTGCATGGCTCTTGAGCTTCACATTGTCGCTGGATGATCTGGTGATCGCCTCCTTTACCTCCGGTCCGGGGGCGACGACCTTGCCCATGAAGATCTATTCTCAGGTGCGCCTCGGGGTGACCCCTGAAATCAACGCTCTCTCGACTATCCTCGTGGTGCTGGTTTCAACGGGGGTCATCGCCGCGTCGCTTCTGACCAAACGGCGCGAAGTGCAACGCCGTCGCGAGGAGAGGGCTGCCGTTGCCGGTGGCTAAAGGGGTGCCTTTAGGTTTATGGCTTGAGCTTAGGCTTATGGCGACTTGAGAAACACCTAAATGACAAACAAGGTAGAAGAGGACGCAACGGTCTCAGGCGCGAAACCGTTGCTTGCAAGCGGCTAACCCTGTAAGCCTTTTTATCCAATCGATCCGGGCTGCTAAGGCCAATTGAACAAACGAGATACTCATGCTGAAGACCGAAAAGACAAACCAGCAAACCATCAGCTTTAAGGCCGAGGCCGAGGCCTTCCTCAAGGCCCACCCGGATCTGGTCAAGGTGGAAATGCTGTTGCCCCGCTTCTGCGGCTCCTTGATGGGCAAATGGTTGCCTGCAAACATGCTGGCAAAGCTTGCCGATGGCGCAGTGCGTCTGCCCCGTTCCACTGCCGCGCTCGATATCTGGGGTGATGATGTACCCGCTGTCGGCATTGCGTTGGAGAAGGGAGACCCGGATGGGGTTTGCATGCCGGTGCCCGGCACTCTGTGCATGGTGCCATGGGCCAGCGAGCCCACCGCGCAGGTGCTGGTGACCATGAAGGATCTGGTGACGGGGGAAGACTGCGGCTATGACACCCGTGGCACTCTCGCCCGCATGCAGCAGCGTTTTTCTCAAAAAGGGCTGACGCCGGTCGTTGCCACAGAGCTGGAATTCTATCTCATTGATGGCGAAACAACCGCCACCGGTCATCCGCAAGGACCCATGGTGCCCGGTCTTGGCGAACGCCTGACGGGCAGTCAGGTCTATAATATGGACATCATCGCCGCCTTCGAGCCGGTTCTGGCCGAAATCTATCAGGCCTGCCAGATCCAGAATATTCCCGCTGAGACGACCATTTCCGAATTCGGTCCGGGCCAGTTCGAGATGAACCTGTTGCATGTGCCAAGCGCTCTGGAAGCGGCGGACCACTGCATGCTGTTCAAGCGGGTCGTGCGCAATGTGGCGCGCAAGCATGGCTTGGATGCCACCTTCATGGCCAAACCCTATGCCCATTCGGCGGGGAATGGCTTCCACATCCACATGTCTGTGCAGGATGAAGAGGGCACCAACATTTTTGGCGGCGACAGTGACGTTGAGGCCAATCTGCCCTTGCGCCATGCTATCGGTGGCTTGCTCAAACATATGCGCGAATGCCAGATCCTTTATGCGCCTCATGCCAACAGCTATCGACGCTT contains the following coding sequences:
- a CDS encoding ABC transporter ATP-binding protein, whose product is MNGSPNSGSGCNFAPWSDPKEKPLIRFDAVTKKFGDFVAIDNLNLKIYEREFFALLGPSGCGKTTLMRMLAGFEQPTMGSIMMRQEHLTDIPPHRRPVNMMFQSYALFPHMSVEQNIAFGLKQEKRPKAEIKDRVEEMIALVQLQAFAKRKPHQLSGGQRQRVALARSLAKKPKLLLLDEPLGALDRKLREQTQFELMTIQEKLGTTFVIVTHDQEEAMTVASRIALMDQGKLVQVSTPREIYETPNSRYVADFLGDVNIIGGHILGPDDKEDDIVQLAWHEDYAPLRIRLPQPVSFPEKGTEMWMAVRPEKVRITKDYPTDTHNILKGKVLDIAYTGNISTYHVETEDGQIIKSQEANLEHLHRRAITWDDEVYVHWRAGGCVLLER
- a CDS encoding ABC transporter permease subunit yields the protein MSLPKNWGRCLLILVPYIWLLVLFLVPFIIVVKISLSDTAIAMPPYMPTFTWSEGWAGFWDMISGWDLENFTWLMEDDLYWKSYLSSLEIAVVSSLLALLIGYPIAYSMARAPSEWRPTLLMLIILPFWTSFLIRVYAWIGILKKEGLLNMALMHLGIIDDPLTILNTDIAVYIGIVYSYLPFMVLPLYSSLEKMDDSLLEAATDLGCSPFKAFWLITVPLSMPGILAGCFLVFIPAVGEFVIPDLLGGSNTLMIGKTLWVEFFSNRDWPVASAVAVILLILLVVPIVLFQRQQEKQQEKGA
- a CDS encoding ABC transporter permease is translated as MRRFSFFNASALTLGFAFLYLPIVLLMIFSFNESRLVTVWGGFSTKWYSAVFANKGFMDAAWVTVRVGLVSATLATILGTMAALVLVRAGRFPGKTLFSGMVYAPLVMPEVITGLSLLLLFVSLDFDRGFWTVILAHVTFSMCYSAVVISSRLVTFDMSLEEAAMDLGASRMATFFQITVPIILPSIVSAWLLSFTLSLDDLVIASFTSGPGATTLPMKIYSQVRLGVTPEINALSTILVVLVSTGVIAASLLTKRREVQRRREERAAVAGG
- a CDS encoding glutamine synthetase family protein, which translates into the protein MLKTEKTNQQTISFKAEAEAFLKAHPDLVKVEMLLPRFCGSLMGKWLPANMLAKLADGAVRLPRSTAALDIWGDDVPAVGIALEKGDPDGVCMPVPGTLCMVPWASEPTAQVLVTMKDLVTGEDCGYDTRGTLARMQQRFSQKGLTPVVATELEFYLIDGETTATGHPQGPMVPGLGERLTGSQVYNMDIIAAFEPVLAEIYQACQIQNIPAETTISEFGPGQFEMNLLHVPSALEAADHCMLFKRVVRNVARKHGLDATFMAKPYAHSAGNGFHIHMSVQDEEGTNIFGGDSDVEANLPLRHAIGGLLKHMRECQILYAPHANSYRRFQPESYAPTTPCWGYDHRAVAIRVPTAKGAAARLEHRVAGADANPYLVIASLLAGALTGLDEAIDPGEPVETLEDVAANKPLTPIWQEAIASFGTSEWAEALFGKDFHVCYTHSREAEERIVSAAITDFECRTYLRMV